In the genome of Cyclopterus lumpus isolate fCycLum1 chromosome 19, fCycLum1.pri, whole genome shotgun sequence, one region contains:
- the phkg2 gene encoding phosphorylase b kinase gamma catalytic chain, liver/testis isoform, with protein sequence MTKDIVVGDELPDWVGAKEFYQKYDPKEVIGRGVSSVVRRCVHRHTGQELAVKIIEITAEKMTVLQLEEVKTSTLKEIQVLNMVKGHSSIITLIDSYESTTFIFLVFDLMRRGELFDYLTEKVTLSEKETRCMMRALLEAVQYLHSFNIVHRDLKPENILLDDHGHIKLSDFGFSVQLQPGEKLRELCGTPGYLAPEILKCSMDEMHMGYGQEVDLWACGVILFTLLAGSPPFWHRKQMLMLRMIMEGRYQFSSPEWDDRSDTVKDLISRLLVVDPAVRLTAEQSLAHPFFRQYQKEDVRLFSPRKTFRVLIVSVLACIRMYSRYRRARPLTREVLARDPYSLRGVRKLIDGCAFRIYGHWVKKGEQQNRAALFQNTAKIMLLGLEDFET encoded by the exons ATGACCAAAGACATCGTTGTTGGAGATGAATTACCAGACTGGGTGGGGGCCAAGGAGTTCTATCAGAAATATGACCCGAAAGAGGTGATTGGCAG GGGAGTCAGCAGTGTGGTGCGCAGgtgtgtacacagacacacgggTCAAGAGTTGGCAGTGAAGATTATTGAGATCACAGCGGAGAAGATGACAgttctgcagctggaggaggtgaagacCTCCACGCTGAAGGAGATCCAAGTCCTCAACATGGTGAAGGGACACTCCTCCATCA TCACTCTTATTGATTCCTATGAGTCCACAACCTTCATATTTTTGGTGTTTGACCT CATGAGGCGAGGAGAGCTGTTTGACTACCTCACAGAGAAAGTTACTTTGAGTGAGAAGGaaaccag GTGTATGATGCGAGCTTTGCTGGAGGCCGTGCAGTACCTTCACTCCTTCAACATCGTCCACCGGGACTTAAAGCCTGAAAACATTCTCCTTGATGATCATGGACACATCAAACTGTCAGACTTTGGTTTCTCTGTTCAGCTACAACCTGGAGAAAAGCTTAGAG AGCTATGTGGGACGCCCGGTTACTTGGCCCCTGAAATACTGAAATGTTCGATGGATGAAATGCACATGGGCTATGGCCAAGAGGTCGATCT CTGGGCGTGTGGCGTGATCCTTTTCACCTTACTGGCCGGCTCGCCACCGTTCTGGCATCGCAAGCAGATGCTGATGCTGCGGATGATCATGGAGGGTCGCTATCAGTTCAGCTCACCAGAGTGGGATGACAGGTCTGACACTGTGAAAGATCTG ATATCCAGGCTGCTGGTGGTGGACCCAGCTGTTCGTCTCACCGCTGAGCAATCTCTAGCACATCCTTTCTTCAGACAGTACCAGAAAGAGGATGTGCGGCTCTTCAGTCCCAGAAAGACATTTAGA GTGTTGATAGTGAGCGTGCTGGCCTGTATCAGGATGTACAGCCGCTACCGCAGGGCTCGGCCACTGACTCGGGAAGTGCTGGCCAGAGATCCTTACTCCCTTCGTGGTGTCCGCAAACTCATCGATGGCTGCGCCTTCCGAATCTACGGACACTGGGTGAAGAAAGGGGAGCAGCAGAACCGAGCCGCCCTCTTTCAGAACACGGCTAAAATCATGCTGCTGGGCCTGGAGGACTTTGAAACATAA
- the ccdc189 gene encoding coiled-coil domain-containing protein 189 isoform X2 encodes MDPKTKVPQALKAKVMLWSDVSYHGMEEIGKMQSIPDLESALCSMFEVHLPEPKRGVLLEMYVQTVYFCRECNFKKEQTSALLSILKSIHKANVETPLNNIEQCSKYCKDLLLCHSVRRPPFSINLFSFEEVGCILNYIHNSYLRHYKLYKYIFSPQVKLDLSLTYSGTPDQDEAPTEDSSAPDVENVLEKETEAAPKTDSSPQTQEESIEDPEGATLDLKSELKALIEKEVREQMVLVSGQLDQRMKDIADQHNNARESPPTRPTK; translated from the exons atggatccGAAAACTAAG GTACCACAGGCCCTGAAAGCTAAAGTGATGCTATG GTCAGATGTAAGCTACCATGGCATGGAGGAGATCGGCAAAATGCAGTCCATTCCTGATCTGGAGAG TGCTTTATGCAGCATGTTTGAAGTCCACCTCCCTGAACCAAAAAGAGGAGTTCTGCTGGAGATGTATGTCCAGACTGTGTATTTTTGCAGAGAGTGcaactttaaaaaggaacaaaccTCAGCTCTCTTGTCCATCCTCAAATCCATCCACAAGGCCAACGTAG AAACTCCACTTAACAACATAGAACAGTGTTCCAAATACTGCAAAGATCTACTCCTCTGTCACTCAGTCAGG CGCCCCCCCTTTAGTATCAACCTCTTCAGCTTTGAGGAGGTGGGATGTATATTAAATTACATCCATAACAGCTATCTGAGACACTACAAactctataaatatattttctcacCACAG GTAAAGCTTGATTTATCTCTGACCTACTCTGGGACCCCAGACCAGGATGAAGCCCCCACGGAGGATTCATCTGCTCCAG ACGTTGAAAATGTGTTGGAAAAAGAAACCGAAGCAGCACCAAAGACAGACAGCTCTCCTCAAACACAAGAAGAATCCATCGAAGACCCAGAGGGAGCCACACTCG ATTTAAAATCAGAACTGAAGGCCCTGATTGAGAAAGAGGTCAGAGAGCAGATGGTGCTCGTGTCTGGACAACTGGATCAGCGAATGAAAGACATTGCAGATCAGCACAACAATGCACGAGAGTCACCACCCACAAGGCCAACAAAATAA
- the ccdc189 gene encoding coiled-coil domain-containing protein 189 isoform X1 codes for MAWRRSAKCSPFLIWRGFCPFMKRSTIYLNNETHSYDVFTLFLFCGSALCSMFEVHLPEPKRGVLLEMYVQTVYFCRECNFKKEQTSALLSILKSIHKANVETPLNNIEQCSKYCKDLLLCHSVRRPPFSINLFSFEEVGCILNYIHNSYLRHYKLYKYIFSPQVKLDLSLTYSGTPDQDEAPTEDSSAPDVENVLEKETEAAPKTDSSPQTQEESIEDPEGATLDLKSELKALIEKEVREQMVLVSGQLDQRMKDIADQHNNARESPPTRPTK; via the exons ATGGCATGGAGGAGATCGGCAAAATGCAGTCCATTCCTGATCTGGAGAGGTTTCTGTCCTTTTATGAAAAGAAGCACTATCTATTTgaacaatgaaacacacagctATGACGTAttcacactttttcttttctgtggcAGTGCTTTATGCAGCATGTTTGAAGTCCACCTCCCTGAACCAAAAAGAGGAGTTCTGCTGGAGATGTATGTCCAGACTGTGTATTTTTGCAGAGAGTGcaactttaaaaaggaacaaaccTCAGCTCTCTTGTCCATCCTCAAATCCATCCACAAGGCCAACGTAG AAACTCCACTTAACAACATAGAACAGTGTTCCAAATACTGCAAAGATCTACTCCTCTGTCACTCAGTCAGG CGCCCCCCCTTTAGTATCAACCTCTTCAGCTTTGAGGAGGTGGGATGTATATTAAATTACATCCATAACAGCTATCTGAGACACTACAAactctataaatatattttctcacCACAG GTAAAGCTTGATTTATCTCTGACCTACTCTGGGACCCCAGACCAGGATGAAGCCCCCACGGAGGATTCATCTGCTCCAG ACGTTGAAAATGTGTTGGAAAAAGAAACCGAAGCAGCACCAAAGACAGACAGCTCTCCTCAAACACAAGAAGAATCCATCGAAGACCCAGAGGGAGCCACACTCG ATTTAAAATCAGAACTGAAGGCCCTGATTGAGAAAGAGGTCAGAGAGCAGATGGTGCTCGTGTCTGGACAACTGGATCAGCGAATGAAAGACATTGCAGATCAGCACAACAATGCACGAGAGTCACCACCCACAAGGCCAACAAAATAA
- the LOC117748716 gene encoding tubby protein homolog: MEDPDIRQQKLDNQRTLLMKKQQKKRADSQMVVANRDARQKSRKHKDVLSDETPLLINQSLSNTSLTDQVEHAHDNPVDEITLGECDMATSKTFDEMPSENHVTLKKMNLEIDQEPEGKWEVEDEAQAEGKRTKKREVKKEKARQMEQNDEIDEKEKKEKKTKKKVKELEDPEKTNKTTKQERKKNHLQEVSFQELQLPTTQGIESVVEMASPKKNTHDESDHEEGAERPVLQSPKNKKQLNTSRCQISEESKDDEPQEKVKTEKKTKKAETKKAEKTTQSLASLNSNYRESSSSGSESNERSTSPMSLEDLETFALRPAPRDVTIQCRVTRDRRGVEKGIYPTYYLHMEKEDGKRVFLMAGRKRKKCKTSNYLISTDPTNLSRETHCYIGKLRSNVLGTKFTVYDGGENPDKKPFVKECESVRQELAAICYETNVLGFKGPRKMTVIIPGMLENDERVSIRPKHEPETLLVRHANSNTDKLVTLMNKSPSWNEQTQSYVLNFHGRVTQASVKNFQIIHPDNEDYIVMQFGRVAEDVFSMDYSFPMCALQAFAITLSSFDGKLACEDHLHCVTDYLFTINCSLNITTSESNSDSNSSYWLTFINSQNDGPEICKQLDKKYKPVDNIKPNAPRSLTVSHNSSQRHFTWISTYEKYRDYTSLVDNLRFQLRYYIRGDKLNVSINTDSLNYSVDDEKFLPDTKYAARVRSSPNVNGQWSDWSSEVYWDTESAVNVHTDVPSNILFSGLSKVLIPLCVMVPIILLFCYAPVNKWRKSTFIPSPVPYFHTLYSDCQGDFKRWVVTQENMADMLKAEETLQIDTITKCEVIEEEVSPLQFHSQSMEGSIYSNTTHPGCDTSLLGIPYAVSTMAPPSPPGSPHQSLTVSSQPGSLAEGDSGCWLEKDPPWYCNEYCTISTFQQCRPLAAEHHGTKAHLTGIITIKAITEAQADQFV, translated from the exons ATGGAGGACCCCGATATACGACAACAGAAGCTTGACAACCAG CGAACCCTGTTGATGAAAAAGCAGCAAAAGAAGAGGGCTGATTCCCAAATGGTAGTAGCCAATCGGGATGCTCGCCAAAAGAGTCGAAAGCACAAAGACGTCCTCTCTGATGAAACACCTCTGTTGATCAACCAATCCCTCAGCAACACTTCCCTGACTG aTCAAGTTGAACATGCCCACGATAACCCAGTGGATGAGATCACATTAGGTGAATGTGACATGGCAACAAGCAAGACATTTGATGAGATGCCTTCAGAGAATCATGTCACTCTCAAGAAAATGAACTTGGAGATAGACCAAGAGCCTGAGGGAAagtgggaggtggaggatgaagctCAGGCAGAGGGGAAAAGGACAAAGAAGAGagaagtgaaaaaagaaaaagccagac AGATGGAACAGAATGATGAAATAGacgagaaggagaaaaaggagaaaaaaacgaAGAAGAAAGTGAAAGAACTGGAAGACCCCGAGAAGACAAACAAGACAACCAAACAAGAGCGGAAAA AGAATCACTTGCAGGAGGTTTCATTCCAGGAGCTTCAACTCCCTACAACCCAGGGGATAGAGTCTGTGGTGGAGATGGCAAGTCCAAAGAAGAATACACATGATGAAAGCGACCATGAAGAGGGGGCCGAGAGGCCTGTCCTTCAATCGCctaagaataaaaaacaactcaaCACAT CCAGGTGCCAAATAAGTGAAGAGAGCAAAGATGATGAACCCCAAGAAAAAGTGAAAACggaaaagaagacaaagaaagcagagacaaagaaagcagagaaaacTACGCAGAGTCTCGCTTCCCTCAACTCCAACTACAGGGAGAGCTCATCTTCAGGCAGTGAATCTAATGAAAGA TCAACGTCTCCAATGTCACTGGAGGATCTTGAGACGTTTGCTTTGCGTCCGGCCCCCAGAGATGTGACGATCCAGTGTCGGGTCACCAGGGACAGGAGAGGCGTGGAGAAGGGCATTTACCCAACGTACTACCTccacatggagaaggaggatggcAAGAGG GTGTTCCTAATGGCAGGCAGAAAAAGGAAGAAGTGCAAAACATCCAACTATCTCATCTCCACTGATCCGACAAATCTGTCCAGAGAGACACACTGCTACATCGGAAAACTAAG GTCCAATGTTCTGGGAACAAAGTTCACCGTCTATGATGGAGGTGAAAACCCTGACAAAAAGCCCTTCGTCAAAGAGTGTGAATCCGTGCGGCAAGAGCTGGCAGCAATTTGTTAC GAGACAAATGTGCTGGGATTTAAGGGTCCTCGGAAAATGACAGTGATCATCCCTGGCATGTTGGAGAACGACGAAAGAGTGTCCATTCGTCCCAAACAT GAACCTGAGACTCTATTGGTCCGCCATGCGAACAGCAACACAGACAAACTGGTCACACTGATGAACAAATCCCCGAGCTGGAACGAGCAAACTCAGTCATATGTGCTGAACTTCCACGGTCGTGTCACCCAGGCCTCCGTCAAGAACTTCCAGATCATCCACCCTGACAACG AGGATTACATTGTGATGCAGTTTGGACGTGTAGCGGAGGATGTCTTCTCCATGGATTACAGTTTCCCCATGTGTGCCCTGCAAGCTTTTGCCATCACTCTGTCCTCATTTGATGGTAAACTGGCTT GTGAGGATCATCTTCACTGCGTGACCGATTACCTGTTTACCATCAACTGCTCCCTGAACATCACAACATCAGAAAGCAACTCAGACAGCAACAGCTCCTACTGGCTCACTTTCATAAATAg CCAAAACGATGGGCCTGAAATCTGCAAGCAGCTGGATAAGAAATATAAGCCTGTTGATAACA TCAAACCCAACGCACCGCGCTCTCTCACAGTCAGCCACAACTCAAGTCAACGCCACTTCACCTGGATAAGTACCTATGAGAAATATCGTGATTACACCAGTCTTGTCGACAACCTCCGGTTTCAGCTCCGTTACTACATAAGGGGAGACAAACTTAAT GTGTCAATCAACACCGACAGTTTGAATTATTCTGTGGATGATGAGAAATTTTTGCCAGACACCAAGTACGCTGCAAGAGTGCGGTCCAGTCCTAATGTCAACGGACAGTGGAGTGACTGGTCTTCTGAGGTCTACTGGGACACAGAGTCAGCTGTGAATG TCCATACAGATGTCCCATCAAACATATTGTTTTCTGGACTGAGTAAGGTGCTCATCCCCCTATGTGTGATGGTGCCAATCATCTTACTTTTCTGCTATGCTCCAGTAAATAA gtggaggaagagtaCCTTCATCCCATCTCCAGTGCCCTATTTCCACACCCTGTACAGTGACTGCCAGGGTGATTTCAAG AGATGGGTGGTTACACAAGAAAACATGGCAGACATGCTGAAGGCAGAGGAAACGCTCCAAATTGACACCATTACCAAGTGTGAAGTCATCGAGGAAGAAGTGAGTCCGCTCCAGTTTCACAGCCAGTCCATGGAGGGCAGCATATACAGCAATACAACTCACCCGGGCTGCGATACTTCTCTCCTGGGCATCCCGTACGCGGTGAGCACCATGGCTCCGCCATCACCTCCAGGAAGCCCTCACCAGAGTCTGACAGTCAGCTCCCAGCCAGGAAGCCTTGCTGAAGGAGACTCCGGGTGCTGGCTGGAGAAGGACCCCCCCTGGTACTGCAATGAGTACTGCACCATAAGCACCTTCCAGCAGTGTCGTCCACTCGCAGCAGAGCATCATGGGACAAAAGCCCACCTGACAGGCATCATCACAATCAAGGCCATTACTGAAGCACAAGCTGATCAGTTTGTGTAG